Proteins co-encoded in one Pseudarthrobacter chlorophenolicus A6 genomic window:
- a CDS encoding transketolase → MPTDTVQETPQGQTLQEQTRQAAVTPERVDKISAAAYRIRHHALNMGEVQGQGYVGQALGAADMLATVYGDQLNFRAEDPHWEARDRFLLSTGHYAIGHYAALAEAGIVPVAELETYGSDDSRLPMSGMSTYTPGMEISGGSLGHGLTIAVGMALGLRYQGSGARVFNFLSDGELDEGSTWEAAMGAHHHQLGNLTAMVDINALQADGKTDTVLRTEPVTEKWESFGWYTQRVDGNDVGALLAAFDNAASQAAAIGRPSVILCDTKVGRGVPLLEDREKAHFMRIEEHEWQVCREQLTAGYEGKASA, encoded by the coding sequence ATGCCTACAGATACCGTCCAGGAGACCCCGCAGGGGCAGACACTGCAGGAACAGACCCGGCAGGCCGCGGTAACCCCGGAACGGGTGGACAAGATCAGCGCCGCAGCGTACCGGATCCGGCACCACGCCCTCAACATGGGCGAAGTCCAGGGCCAGGGCTACGTGGGCCAGGCCCTCGGGGCCGCCGACATGCTGGCCACCGTGTACGGGGACCAGCTGAACTTCCGCGCCGAAGACCCGCACTGGGAAGCCCGCGACCGGTTCCTGCTTTCCACCGGCCACTACGCGATCGGCCACTACGCTGCCCTCGCCGAAGCCGGCATCGTCCCGGTGGCGGAGCTCGAAACCTACGGCTCCGACGATTCGCGGCTGCCGATGTCCGGGATGTCCACGTACACCCCCGGCATGGAAATCTCAGGCGGTTCCCTGGGCCACGGCCTGACCATCGCCGTTGGCATGGCCCTGGGCCTGCGGTACCAGGGCTCCGGCGCCCGGGTGTTCAATTTCCTCTCCGACGGTGAACTCGACGAGGGCTCCACGTGGGAGGCCGCCATGGGTGCGCACCACCACCAGCTGGGCAACCTCACCGCCATGGTGGACATCAACGCCCTGCAGGCCGACGGCAAGACGGACACCGTGCTCCGCACCGAACCGGTGACGGAGAAGTGGGAATCGTTCGGCTGGTACACCCAGCGGGTGGACGGGAACGACGTCGGTGCGCTGCTCGCAGCGTTCGACAACGCAGCCTCCCAGGCCGCCGCCATCGGACGTCCTTCCGTGATCCTGTGCGACACCAAGGTGGGCCGCGGCGTTCCGCTGCTGGAGGACCGCGAAAAGGCGCACTTCATGCGCATCGAAGAACACGAATGGCAGGTCTGCCGCGAGCAGCTCACCGCCGGCTACGAAGGAAAGGCTTCAGCATGA
- a CDS encoding SDR family NAD(P)-dependent oxidoreductase, producing the protein MTTIQRTAVLTGATSDRGIGITTARRYAREGWAVVILDLDGEKSAKVAAEIGNEFNVPAFGHEIDVANEASVTAAQAAVASEVAAGNLPPVGALANIAGITSPVPFLETTLELWHKVMDVNATGTYLVSKAFLPDMIENGWGRIVNMSSVSAQRGGGVFGKVPYSAAKAAILGFTKALARELGTTGVTVNAITPGAVDTNIRVGSTDEQEAAINAGIPLGRNATTEEVASVITFLSSEDSAYLTGTVVDINGGSHMH; encoded by the coding sequence ATGACCACCATCCAGCGCACCGCCGTCCTCACCGGAGCAACCTCGGACCGGGGCATCGGCATCACCACCGCCCGGCGCTACGCCCGTGAGGGTTGGGCCGTCGTCATCCTGGACCTCGACGGCGAAAAGTCAGCCAAGGTCGCCGCCGAGATCGGCAACGAATTCAACGTCCCCGCGTTCGGCCACGAGATCGACGTCGCTAACGAGGCCTCCGTGACCGCCGCCCAGGCCGCCGTCGCATCGGAGGTCGCCGCCGGCAACCTCCCTCCCGTCGGCGCACTGGCCAACATCGCCGGCATCACCTCGCCGGTTCCGTTCCTGGAAACCACCCTCGAGCTCTGGCACAAGGTCATGGACGTCAACGCCACCGGCACCTACCTGGTGAGCAAGGCGTTCCTGCCGGACATGATCGAAAACGGCTGGGGCCGGATCGTGAACATGTCCTCCGTATCCGCCCAGCGCGGCGGCGGCGTCTTCGGCAAAGTCCCCTACTCTGCTGCGAAGGCCGCCATCCTCGGCTTCACCAAGGCCCTGGCCCGTGAACTCGGCACCACCGGCGTCACCGTCAACGCCATCACCCCCGGCGCCGTGGACACCAACATCCGCGTGGGCAGCACCGACGAACAGGAAGCCGCCATCAACGCCGGCATCCCGCTGGGCCGCAACGCCACCACCGAGGAAGTGGCCTCCGTGATCACTTTCCTGTCCTCCGAGGATTCCGCGTACCTGACCGGGACCGTGGTGGACATCAACGGCGGAAGCCACATGCACTAA
- a CDS encoding GntR family transcriptional regulator yields MAGLTAPLLGLQKKSLREQALSALRTAITSGELAPGRHLVETELSEMLQISRGTLREALRQLEQEGLLSAGPRGRLSVRHLDEKEIRDIYAVRAALESLAARTLCELADRQHVTESLHAAIDAMGSATGGTLEERIESDLEFHRTLCRLTGNETLLHSWESLEGSIRMSIMFAGLEKGVSNMSVDRHRDIVAAIDTGDAGLARKTILEHMDTAAANLVS; encoded by the coding sequence ATGGCCGGACTGACAGCCCCGCTGCTGGGACTGCAAAAGAAGAGCCTGCGCGAGCAGGCCCTCTCGGCGCTGCGGACCGCCATCACCAGCGGCGAACTGGCACCGGGCCGGCACCTGGTGGAAACCGAACTGTCCGAGATGCTGCAGATCAGCCGGGGCACGCTCCGGGAGGCCTTGCGGCAGCTGGAGCAGGAGGGCCTCCTCTCCGCGGGCCCGCGTGGCCGCCTTTCGGTACGCCACCTGGACGAGAAGGAAATTCGGGACATCTATGCCGTCCGCGCCGCGCTGGAATCGCTGGCTGCCCGGACGCTGTGCGAGCTCGCGGACCGCCAGCACGTCACCGAGTCGCTGCACGCCGCCATTGACGCCATGGGTTCGGCGACCGGCGGCACCCTCGAAGAGCGGATCGAATCGGACCTCGAGTTCCACCGGACCCTGTGCCGCCTTACCGGCAACGAAACCCTCCTCCACTCCTGGGAGTCCCTCGAAGGGTCCATCCGGATGTCCATCATGTTCGCCGGGCTGGAAAAGGGCGTCAGCAACATGAGCGTTGACCGCCACCGGGACATTGTGGCCGCCATCGATACCGGCGACGCCGGGCTGGCGCGGAAAACCATCCTCGAACACATGGACACCGCCGCCGCGAACCTCGTCTCCTAG
- a CDS encoding MFS transporter — protein MSKEALTMRGPVHGTKDARRVAIGSGVGAVIETYDFIGFGTAAALYFGTAFFPTGDPVTGTLAAFATLGVGFAARPLGGIIGGHLGDKVGRKPVLVTSLILMGVATFLIGLLPTYAQVGLLAPALLVFVRIVQGLAFGAEWGGAILMSYEHAPWKSKGKYTGIVQAGFPVGLLLANLVFLVSVNLGGELAWRVPFLASIVLVAVGLIIRSKVPESPVFDEVKDSGDIVKSPIVEVLKTDWRNIVKGIGLRVAETAGYAVSITYMISYLHTEKLADKTETLVALCIASAIGIFATAAWARLTDKIGRRPLYIWSCAFAVLFAVPMFLMVNTGLFIAIILTIVISYAVCQNSLAGAQGAWFPELFQAKTRASGASLAYQISAMVSGFTPFITTLLFVSFGWMGPAMLFGLYAAVGLWAAVATRETWGKRERELAEEATKSTPNTVNA, from the coding sequence ATGAGCAAAGAGGCTCTGACCATGCGCGGTCCGGTCCACGGAACCAAGGACGCCAGGCGCGTTGCCATTGGCTCCGGTGTGGGCGCTGTGATCGAGACGTATGACTTCATCGGTTTCGGCACCGCCGCCGCCCTGTACTTCGGAACCGCGTTCTTCCCCACCGGCGATCCCGTCACCGGCACCCTTGCCGCCTTCGCCACCCTGGGCGTTGGCTTCGCCGCCCGTCCCCTGGGCGGCATCATCGGCGGCCACCTGGGTGACAAGGTGGGCCGCAAGCCCGTGCTGGTCACGTCGCTGATCCTCATGGGTGTGGCCACGTTCCTGATCGGCCTGCTACCCACATACGCCCAGGTTGGCCTGCTGGCCCCGGCATTGCTGGTATTCGTCCGCATCGTGCAGGGCCTGGCCTTCGGCGCTGAATGGGGCGGCGCCATCCTGATGAGCTACGAGCACGCACCCTGGAAGTCCAAGGGCAAGTACACCGGCATCGTCCAGGCCGGCTTCCCGGTGGGCCTGCTGCTGGCCAACCTGGTCTTCCTCGTCAGCGTCAACCTGGGCGGCGAGCTGGCCTGGCGCGTTCCGTTCCTGGCCAGCATCGTGCTGGTGGCTGTCGGCCTGATCATCCGCTCCAAGGTTCCCGAGTCCCCGGTCTTTGACGAGGTCAAGGACAGCGGCGACATCGTGAAGTCGCCCATCGTTGAGGTCCTCAAGACCGACTGGCGCAACATCGTCAAGGGCATCGGCCTTCGTGTGGCCGAGACTGCCGGCTACGCCGTATCCATCACCTACATGATTTCCTACCTGCACACCGAAAAGCTGGCGGACAAGACCGAGACCCTGGTAGCCCTCTGCATCGCTTCAGCCATTGGCATCTTCGCCACCGCAGCCTGGGCCCGCCTGACCGACAAGATCGGCCGCCGCCCCCTGTACATCTGGTCCTGCGCGTTCGCCGTGCTCTTCGCGGTCCCCATGTTCCTGATGGTCAACACCGGCCTGTTCATCGCCATCATCCTCACAATCGTGATCTCCTACGCGGTCTGCCAGAACTCGCTCGCCGGCGCCCAGGGTGCCTGGTTCCCGGAGCTTTTCCAGGCGAAGACCCGCGCCTCCGGCGCCAGCCTTGCCTACCAGATCTCGGCCATGGTTTCCGGCTTCACCCCCTTCATCACCACCCTGTTGTTCGTCAGCTTCGGGTGGATGGGCCCGGCCATGCTGTTCGGCCTCTACGCGGCAGTGGGCCTGTGGGCCGCCGTCGCCACCCGGGAAACCTGGGGCAAGCGGGAGCGCGAACTGGCCGAGGAAGCCACCAAAAGCACCCCCAACACCGTCAACGCCTGA
- a CDS encoding dihydroxyacetone kinase family protein: MTKIFNDPSDFAEEALAGFCDIHSGLVRQVSGGAVRRYRPARPKVAVLAGGGSGHYPAFAGLIGTGFADGAVVGNIFTSPSAQQAYSVAKAAESGAGVVFTYGNYAGDVMNFGMASERLAAEGIAVENVLVTDDIASAPPSDIDKRRGIAGDFTVFKVMGAAAETGADLAEVVRLGRKANSLTRTIGTAFAGCTFPGAESPLFSLPEGQMGLGLGIHGEPGLHDTDLPSAKELGQELVARVLAETPSGAGERIAVILNGLGSTKHEELFVLWAAVAPLLRGAGYTLVMPEVGELVTSLDMAGVSLTVTWLDDELEALWVAPAETPAYRRGTASAEAGALSGEETYDGGASASAYVATDASRGYAAACVGALAAAQASLHGAEERLGRMDAIAGDGDHGRGMVRGVDAAAAAATAAYGLGAGAGDVLAAAGDAWADKAGGTSGVLWGAGLRAFGETVGNTTVPGSSELAAGVAAFADRIVELGKAEIGDKTMVDALLPFTSFLSSQVAQGTAPEDAWAAAAREAAAAAEATAQLLPLKGRARPLAEKSLGTADPGATSLAMVFGVMGPHFAGNIPAAQDNASRESIGA, encoded by the coding sequence ATGACAAAGATCTTTAATGACCCCTCGGACTTCGCCGAGGAAGCCCTCGCCGGCTTCTGCGACATCCACTCCGGACTGGTCCGCCAGGTTTCCGGCGGTGCGGTCCGCCGCTACCGGCCCGCCCGGCCCAAAGTGGCTGTCCTTGCCGGCGGCGGTTCCGGCCACTACCCGGCCTTTGCCGGCCTGATCGGCACGGGATTTGCCGACGGCGCCGTGGTGGGCAACATCTTCACCTCGCCTTCCGCTCAGCAGGCCTACTCCGTGGCCAAGGCAGCCGAGTCCGGCGCCGGCGTCGTTTTCACCTACGGCAACTACGCCGGCGACGTAATGAACTTCGGGATGGCCAGCGAACGCCTGGCCGCCGAGGGCATCGCCGTGGAGAACGTCCTGGTGACGGACGACATCGCCAGCGCCCCGCCGTCGGACATCGACAAACGCCGCGGCATCGCCGGTGACTTCACCGTCTTCAAAGTGATGGGCGCCGCCGCCGAAACGGGTGCGGACCTGGCGGAGGTGGTCCGGCTGGGCCGCAAGGCCAACAGCCTGACCCGCACCATCGGCACCGCCTTCGCCGGCTGCACCTTCCCCGGCGCGGAGTCGCCGCTGTTCTCACTGCCGGAGGGGCAGATGGGCCTGGGCCTGGGCATCCACGGCGAGCCCGGCCTGCACGACACGGACCTGCCGTCCGCCAAGGAACTGGGGCAGGAACTGGTGGCCAGGGTGCTCGCCGAAACCCCGTCTGGCGCGGGGGAGCGGATCGCCGTCATCCTCAACGGCCTGGGCTCCACCAAGCACGAGGAACTGTTCGTTCTGTGGGCCGCCGTGGCACCGCTGCTGCGCGGCGCGGGCTACACGCTGGTGATGCCGGAAGTGGGCGAGCTGGTCACCAGCCTGGACATGGCCGGTGTTTCGCTGACCGTCACCTGGCTCGATGACGAACTTGAGGCGCTGTGGGTTGCCCCCGCTGAAACGCCCGCCTACCGCCGCGGCACTGCGTCGGCGGAGGCCGGGGCGCTGTCCGGAGAGGAAACGTACGACGGCGGTGCCTCCGCATCGGCGTACGTCGCCACGGACGCCTCCCGCGGCTACGCTGCCGCGTGCGTCGGGGCTCTTGCGGCCGCCCAGGCTTCGCTGCACGGGGCCGAAGAACGGCTGGGCCGGATGGACGCCATTGCCGGCGACGGTGACCATGGGCGCGGCATGGTGCGTGGGGTAGATGCTGCGGCCGCCGCGGCAACTGCTGCCTACGGCCTCGGTGCCGGAGCGGGCGACGTGCTCGCCGCTGCCGGTGACGCCTGGGCGGACAAGGCCGGCGGCACGTCCGGTGTGCTTTGGGGTGCGGGGCTGCGCGCCTTCGGTGAAACGGTGGGCAACACCACCGTCCCCGGAAGTTCGGAGCTCGCTGCCGGAGTGGCCGCCTTTGCGGACCGCATTGTCGAACTGGGCAAGGCCGAAATCGGCGACAAGACCATGGTGGATGCGCTGCTGCCGTTCACCTCCTTCCTCAGCAGCCAGGTGGCGCAGGGGACGGCTCCGGAGGACGCCTGGGCCGCTGCCGCCCGGGAGGCTGCTGCCGCCGCCGAAGCCACAGCCCAGCTGCTGCCGCTGAAGGGACGGGCCCGGCCGCTGGCAGAAAAGAGCCTGGGCACCGCTGACCCCGGGGCCACCTCCCTGGCCATGGTGTTCGGCGTCATGGGGCCGCATTTCGCCGGGAACATCCCGGCAGCACAGGACAACGCTTCCCGGGAAAGCATCGGGGCATGA
- a CDS encoding sugar phosphate isomerase/epimerase family protein has protein sequence MFHSSLGCSSISFRHQDLGAALRTIKELGFEEIDLGALPGVCDHVPHELDKAAVAAVSAQVNASGLRVRSVNGDIGDLNAVLDDDAQAARQRHLDALLTLTSNIGAKALVLPCGALTHESVRSEREDLDLIAAQLLGAGQRAAKFGVELWTESLHFLRFCWNLERAGLLADRLAGSGVGIVMDFSHIVASGEDIQDYLDFHAGRISHVHLRDAVPGNINLSIGNGQADFAGGLERLAAQGYAGHFSLELETRDVTNDERPAAAAKAASFITDLL, from the coding sequence ATGTTCCACTCCAGCCTCGGATGCTCGTCCATCAGCTTCCGGCACCAGGACCTCGGTGCGGCGCTGCGCACCATAAAGGAGCTGGGGTTCGAGGAGATCGACCTCGGTGCCCTGCCCGGCGTTTGCGACCACGTGCCCCATGAACTGGATAAGGCCGCCGTTGCCGCAGTCTCGGCACAGGTGAACGCCTCCGGACTCCGGGTCCGTTCCGTGAACGGGGACATCGGAGACTTGAATGCAGTGCTCGACGACGATGCCCAGGCAGCGCGTCAGCGGCACCTCGACGCCCTGCTCACCCTGACCTCCAACATCGGCGCGAAGGCGCTGGTCCTGCCCTGCGGCGCCCTCACCCATGAATCGGTGCGCAGCGAACGTGAGGACCTGGACCTCATCGCCGCCCAGCTCCTCGGTGCCGGACAACGCGCAGCCAAGTTCGGCGTCGAACTCTGGACCGAGTCCCTCCACTTCCTCCGGTTCTGCTGGAACCTGGAGCGCGCGGGACTGCTGGCGGACCGCCTGGCCGGTTCCGGCGTCGGAATCGTCATGGACTTCAGCCACATCGTGGCGTCCGGCGAGGACATCCAGGACTACCTGGACTTCCATGCGGGACGCATCAGCCACGTGCACCTGCGGGACGCCGTGCCGGGGAACATCAACCTCAGCATCGGCAACGGCCAGGCGGACTTCGCCGGCGGCCTGGAACGGCTCGCCGCCCAGGGCTACGCCGGCCACTTCTCGCTCGAACTCGAAACCCGGGACGTCACCAATGACGAACGCCCCGCCGCTGCCGCCAAGGCAGCAAGCTTCATCACCGACCTTCTCTAA
- a CDS encoding SRPBCC family protein yields the protein MITVAGSVETKLSAEKAFAFLSEFENTSKWDPGTPVMDKITPGPVAVGHKYHAEAEFRGKRQKLIYEVIELTGSHIKLRGENKTVVSFDSIDVSPNGAGSVVKYTAEFSIKGPAKIIQPLLKPLFMQLRDPALKGLRDTLNSLAAA from the coding sequence ATGATCACAGTCGCCGGAAGTGTGGAAACCAAACTGTCCGCTGAGAAGGCGTTTGCCTTCCTGAGTGAATTCGAGAACACCAGCAAGTGGGACCCGGGCACCCCCGTGATGGACAAGATCACGCCCGGACCCGTAGCCGTGGGACACAAGTACCATGCTGAGGCTGAGTTCCGGGGGAAACGCCAGAAGCTGATCTACGAGGTCATCGAGCTGACGGGCAGCCATATCAAGCTGCGCGGGGAGAACAAGACCGTGGTCTCCTTCGATTCCATCGATGTCAGCCCCAATGGCGCCGGTTCGGTGGTGAAGTACACGGCCGAGTTCAGCATCAAGGGGCCGGCCAAGATCATCCAGCCGCTCCTGAAGCCACTGTTCATGCAGCTCCGCGACCCCGCGTTGAAGGGCCTCAGGGACACCCTTAACTCACTGGCTGCTGCCTGA
- a CDS encoding LacI family DNA-binding transcriptional regulator codes for MNANSSRPAPAAAGRPSPTLEDLALAAGVSRSTASRAINGGSKVSAQAQAAVDAAIVALGYTPNRAARSLVTRRAGSVALVIPEPDARVMMDPYFAAVIMGVNEALRETDLQLVLLMSRAGDDSARTIRYLRGGHVDGAIVVSHHRADDWVESLGATGLPTVFIGRPWDTESGIPYVDLDNFEGGRLAARHLSGAGRSKLATIAGPTDMTAAVDRLQGWLQGLREAGLQPGPVIHGDFTTAGGADAAARLLAEAPDVDGIFAASDLMALGVVDTLRQKGRQVPDEVAVVGFDNHSLQAANGLGLTTVAHPMADIAAAAGKLLVDAIANPGELPEPVIYPAELVVRGSSAA; via the coding sequence ATGAACGCAAACTCCAGCCGCCCTGCCCCGGCAGCGGCAGGGCGGCCCAGTCCTACGCTGGAGGACCTGGCGTTGGCAGCCGGGGTGTCCCGCTCCACCGCTTCCCGTGCCATCAACGGCGGGTCCAAAGTGAGCGCCCAGGCACAGGCTGCCGTTGACGCCGCAATCGTGGCGCTGGGCTACACCCCCAACCGTGCTGCCCGGAGCCTGGTCACCCGGCGCGCCGGATCCGTGGCGCTGGTGATCCCCGAACCTGACGCCAGGGTGATGATGGACCCGTACTTCGCCGCGGTGATCATGGGCGTCAATGAAGCACTCCGCGAGACGGACCTGCAGTTGGTCCTGCTCATGTCCCGGGCCGGGGACGACTCGGCGCGGACCATCCGCTACCTGCGCGGCGGCCACGTAGACGGCGCGATCGTGGTCTCCCACCACCGCGCCGATGACTGGGTGGAGTCCCTGGGCGCCACCGGACTGCCCACCGTCTTCATCGGCAGGCCGTGGGACACGGAATCCGGGATCCCCTACGTGGACCTGGACAATTTCGAGGGCGGCCGGCTGGCGGCGCGGCACCTGTCCGGCGCCGGGCGCAGCAAACTGGCAACCATTGCCGGACCCACTGACATGACAGCCGCCGTCGACCGCCTGCAGGGCTGGCTGCAGGGACTCCGGGAAGCGGGCCTCCAGCCCGGACCGGTCATCCACGGGGACTTCACGACGGCGGGCGGCGCCGATGCTGCGGCCCGGCTGCTGGCGGAGGCCCCCGATGTGGACGGGATATTCGCCGCATCAGACCTTATGGCGCTCGGCGTCGTGGACACTCTTCGCCAGAAGGGGCGGCAGGTGCCGGATGAGGTGGCGGTGGTGGGCTTCGACAACCACTCCCTCCAGGCGGCAAACGGCCTGGGGCTCACCACGGTGGCCCATCCCATGGCGGACATCGCGGCCGCGGCCGGAAAGCTCCTGGTGGACGCCATCGCGAATCCCGGGGAGCTGCCGGAACCAGTCATCTATCCTGCGGAACTGGTGGTGCGCGGAAGCTCCGCAGCGTAG
- a CDS encoding RpiB/LacA/LacB family sugar-phosphate isomerase, with product MSTEGQAMGLRLIVGADEAGVDYKDRVLEDLRNDPRVSEVIDIGVNRGDSPEDFTRPYPYVGIAAGEMIRDGAADRAILFCGTGIGVAIAANKVEGIRATAAHDSFSVERSVLSNDCQVLTMGQRVVGIELARRLAKEWIGYTFDPGSASAGKVKVLSDFESC from the coding sequence ATGAGCACGGAAGGGCAGGCCATGGGGCTGAGGCTGATTGTTGGCGCGGACGAAGCCGGCGTCGACTACAAGGACAGGGTGCTGGAGGACCTGCGCAACGATCCCCGGGTCAGCGAGGTCATCGACATCGGCGTCAACCGCGGTGATTCGCCGGAGGACTTCACCAGGCCGTATCCGTACGTGGGCATCGCTGCCGGTGAAATGATCCGGGACGGCGCTGCCGACCGCGCCATCCTCTTCTGCGGTACCGGAATCGGCGTGGCCATTGCCGCCAACAAGGTGGAAGGTATCCGCGCCACGGCGGCGCACGATTCGTTCTCCGTGGAGCGCTCGGTGCTGTCCAATGACTGCCAGGTGCTCACCATGGGCCAGCGGGTGGTGGGCATCGAGCTGGCCCGCAGGCTGGCGAAGGAATGGATCGGCTACACCTTCGACCCGGGCTCCGCCTCGGCCGGCAAAGTCAAGGTCCTCAGCGACTTCGAGTCCTGCTAG
- a CDS encoding transketolase family protein, producing the protein MSTTTEAPDTAAAAATPAKPKLKTSAMIASFADPGQKTASAPFGHALVKAAQENDRIVGLTADLGKYTDMHIFAKAFPERFFQMGMAEQLLFGAAAGLAETGLVPFASTYSVFAARRAYDFLCLDAAEPNLNVNIVGGLPGLTTGYGPSHQATEDMAIFRGMPNLTIVDPCDSVDIEQAVPQLAASEGPTYLRLLRGNVPTVLDEYGYTFELGKAKVLRGGNDVVFISSGLMTMRALQAAKALAAHNVDVAVVHTPTIKPFDAETVLKEINTDRLAVTLENHSVVGGLFETVASAVVTAGVGKRVVPIGLPDQFLDAGALPTLHDRYGLATDRIVTKVLAELG; encoded by the coding sequence ATGAGCACCACCACCGAGGCCCCCGATACCGCAGCAGCGGCTGCAACACCCGCCAAGCCCAAGCTCAAAACCTCGGCGATGATCGCGTCCTTCGCCGACCCCGGCCAGAAGACCGCGTCCGCGCCGTTCGGGCACGCCCTGGTCAAAGCCGCGCAGGAGAACGACAGGATCGTGGGCCTGACGGCGGACCTGGGCAAGTACACGGACATGCACATCTTCGCCAAGGCCTTTCCGGAGCGGTTCTTCCAGATGGGCATGGCAGAGCAGCTGCTCTTCGGTGCCGCCGCGGGCCTGGCCGAAACCGGTCTGGTGCCGTTCGCGTCCACCTACTCGGTGTTCGCTGCCCGCCGCGCCTACGACTTCCTTTGCCTGGACGCCGCGGAACCGAACCTGAACGTCAACATCGTGGGCGGCCTGCCCGGCCTGACCACCGGGTACGGTCCCAGCCACCAGGCCACCGAGGACATGGCGATCTTCCGCGGCATGCCCAACCTGACCATCGTGGACCCCTGCGACTCGGTCGACATCGAGCAGGCCGTGCCGCAGCTGGCAGCGTCCGAGGGCCCCACGTACCTGCGGCTGCTCCGCGGAAACGTGCCCACCGTTTTGGATGAGTACGGCTACACGTTCGAGCTCGGCAAGGCCAAGGTGCTGCGCGGCGGCAACGACGTCGTGTTCATCTCCTCCGGGCTGATGACCATGCGTGCCCTGCAGGCGGCGAAGGCCCTCGCGGCCCACAACGTGGACGTCGCCGTGGTGCATACGCCCACCATCAAGCCGTTCGACGCCGAAACAGTGCTGAAGGAGATCAACACGGACAGGCTCGCCGTCACCCTGGAAAACCACTCCGTGGTGGGGGGCCTGTTCGAAACCGTTGCCTCCGCCGTCGTCACCGCCGGCGTGGGCAAGCGCGTCGTTCCCATCGGCCTTCCGGACCAGTTCCTCGACGCCGGCGCCCTCCCCACCCTGCACGACCGGTACGGGCTCGCCACGGACCGCATCGTGACGAAGGTCCTCGCCGAACTCGGCTAG
- a CDS encoding DapH/DapD/GlmU-related protein, which produces MSAKFESVEDDAGKVTRYVRHANGGGFVSPGAVVAESARIGPMTYVEHGAVIGANCRIGHGSWVDREAKIGARTVIGDGVRIGRATVIGNRVHIGSHSRIGSSVLVEHGVHLDSDSTVTDGSEVLAGAHSRLARAKHRPHRKTGGGLAA; this is translated from the coding sequence ATGAGCGCAAAGTTTGAATCAGTAGAAGACGACGCCGGCAAGGTCACCCGATACGTCCGGCACGCCAATGGCGGTGGCTTCGTTTCGCCCGGGGCCGTTGTGGCCGAGAGCGCCCGGATCGGCCCCATGACTTACGTGGAACACGGCGCGGTGATCGGCGCCAATTGCCGGATCGGACACGGCAGCTGGGTTGACCGCGAAGCCAAGATCGGCGCGCGGACGGTGATCGGCGACGGCGTCCGCATTGGCCGCGCCACTGTGATCGGCAACCGCGTCCACATCGGCAGCCATTCGCGGATCGGGTCCAGCGTCCTGGTTGAGCATGGCGTGCACCTGGATTCGGACAGCACCGTGACGGACGGCAGCGAAGTCCTTGCCGGCGCCCATTCCCGCCTTGCCCGGGCGAAGCACCGTCCACACCGGAAAACAGGGGGCGGCCTGGCCGCCTAG